One window of Ralstonia pickettii DTP0602 genomic DNA carries:
- a CDS encoding fructose-2,6-bisphosphatase (K15634: gpmB; probable phosphoglycerate mutase [EC:5.4.2.1]) gives MELPPPSRRRIYLMRHGAVSYFDEAGRPALPEMVPLNETGRVQATAAGRAFAAEQIRFDRVIVSGLPRTVETAERVLAELPGMDDVVPEVWPALQEIRGGDLSAIADQDLRDAFVGAFEGEVPEDKRFLNGETIGQFLDRVLPSLERLRADPDWDTVLMVLHGGTNRAILSQAITCGRRVFFGSLLQTAGCINVLDMGDDPLDWVVRMTNYSPPTPVHSGTRHTTMEVLLHQYLRGRQPQG, from the coding sequence ATGGAATTGCCGCCGCCCTCGCGTCGCCGCATCTACCTGATGCGGCATGGCGCCGTCTCTTACTTCGATGAGGCCGGGCGCCCCGCCCTGCCCGAGATGGTGCCGCTCAACGAGACCGGCCGCGTGCAGGCCACCGCCGCCGGCCGCGCCTTTGCCGCCGAACAGATCCGCTTCGACCGCGTCATCGTCAGCGGCCTGCCGCGCACCGTCGAGACGGCCGAGCGCGTGCTGGCCGAACTGCCCGGGATGGACGACGTGGTGCCGGAAGTCTGGCCCGCGCTGCAGGAGATCCGCGGCGGCGACCTGTCCGCCATCGCCGACCAGGACCTGCGCGACGCCTTTGTCGGCGCCTTCGAGGGCGAAGTCCCGGAAGACAAGCGCTTCCTCAACGGCGAGACCATCGGCCAGTTCCTCGACCGCGTACTGCCCTCCCTGGAGCGCCTGCGCGCCGATCCCGACTGGGACACCGTGCTGATGGTGCTGCACGGCGGCACCAACCGCGCCATCCTGTCGCAGGCGATCACCTGCGGGCGACGCGTGTTCTTCGGCTCGCTGCTGCAGACCGCGGGCTGCATCAACGTGCTCGACATGGGCGACGACCCGCTCGACTGGGTGGTACGCATGACCAACTACTCGCCGCCCACGCCCGTTCACAGCGGCACGCGCCACACCACCATGGAAGTGCTGCTGCACCAGTATTTGCGCGGACGCCAGCCGCAGGGCTGA
- a CDS encoding enoyl-CoA hydratase (Catalyzes the reversible hydration of unsaturated fatty acyl-CoA to beta-hydroxyacyl-CoA) — MPAQLLSERVDSTLVLTISNPEARNALHPDIYAASKAALEQAAADDSVRAVIFTGADGMFCAGGNLNRLLGNRSQPPEVQAASIEVLNGWIQSLHAFPKPIIAAVEGAAAGAGFSVVLACDFVVAASDAKFVMAYVSVGLTPDGGGSYELARALPRQLASELMMEGKPVNAERLAQFGLVNRVTPSGEALAEALRLAQGIAKQSPHAVGRIKGLINHAGTASLAEHLVAERDSFVAALHHPDGGEGISAFLEKRKPQYR; from the coding sequence ATGCCCGCACAGCTGCTATCTGAACGCGTCGATTCGACGCTGGTGCTGACCATTTCGAACCCCGAGGCACGCAATGCGCTGCACCCGGACATCTATGCGGCATCGAAAGCGGCGCTGGAACAGGCCGCCGCGGATGACTCGGTGCGCGCGGTGATCTTCACCGGTGCCGACGGCATGTTCTGCGCAGGCGGCAACCTGAACCGGCTGCTGGGCAACCGCAGCCAGCCGCCCGAGGTGCAGGCCGCCAGCATCGAGGTGTTGAACGGCTGGATCCAGTCGCTGCACGCCTTTCCCAAGCCGATCATCGCGGCAGTGGAAGGCGCGGCCGCCGGCGCGGGCTTCTCGGTAGTGCTGGCGTGCGATTTCGTAGTCGCGGCCAGTGACGCCAAGTTCGTGATGGCCTACGTCTCGGTCGGGCTGACGCCGGATGGCGGCGGCTCGTACGAGCTGGCGCGCGCACTGCCGCGCCAGCTCGCAAGCGAACTGATGATGGAAGGCAAGCCGGTCAACGCCGAGCGGCTGGCGCAGTTCGGGCTGGTCAATCGCGTCACGCCGTCGGGCGAGGCGCTGGCCGAGGCATTGCGCCTGGCGCAGGGCATCGCGAAGCAATCGCCGCATGCGGTGGGCCGCATCAAGGGCCTGATCAACCATGCGGGCACGGCCTCGCTGGCCGAACACCTGGTAGCCGAGCGCGACAGCTTCGTGGCCGCGCTGCATCACCCCGATGGCGGCGAAGGTATCAGCGCCTTCCTGGAGAAGCGCAAGCCGCAGTATCGCTGA
- a CDS encoding 3-hydroxyacyl-CoA dehydrogenase (converts 3-hydroxyadipyl-CoA to beta-ketoadipyl-CoA in phenylacetate degradation~K00074: paaH, hbd, fadB, mmgB; 3-hydroxybutyryl-CoA dehydrogenase [EC:1.1.1.157]), which yields MSTFTIDTLGIVGTGAMGRGIAQIAAQAGLTVNLYDANPQAVAAARQYLQDTLAKLADKGKISTADAEATLARVKPCGALEDLAGCDMVLEAIVEKLEVKRDLIARLEAVLREDAIIASNTSSLSITAIAVGAKQPGRIAGYHFFNPVPLMKVVEVIDGLSGNPAVGDALMALSRRMGHTPVRCKDMPGFIVNHAGRGMNIEGLKAAQEGVAEFVDIDNIMREQAGFRMGPFELMDLTGLDVSHPVMESIYNQFYQEPRYRPSPITAIRSVGGLVGRKAGAGFYRYADGQKQVPAAAVVPSARPSSVWVSHASERGHAMVTKLLGALGVTPEGGNKPSADALIIVTPLGLDATTSALQQGLDPARTVAIDTLLPFEATKRRTLMTTPATNAAARDTAHGLFASDGVPVTVIRDSAGFVAQRVLCCIINIASDIAQQRIATPADIDLAVNLGLGYPKGPLALGDAVGPQLVLETLRNMEALTGDMRYRPSPWLWRRAGLGLSLLAEEQ from the coding sequence ATGAGCACTTTCACCATCGACACGCTGGGCATCGTCGGCACCGGCGCCATGGGCCGCGGCATCGCGCAGATTGCCGCGCAGGCAGGCCTCACCGTCAACCTGTACGACGCCAACCCGCAGGCGGTCGCCGCCGCGCGCCAGTACCTGCAGGATACGCTGGCCAAGCTCGCCGACAAGGGCAAGATCAGCACCGCCGACGCCGAGGCCACGCTGGCCCGCGTCAAGCCCTGCGGCGCGCTGGAAGACCTGGCCGGCTGCGACATGGTGCTGGAAGCCATCGTCGAGAAGCTTGAGGTCAAGCGCGACCTGATCGCCAGGCTCGAAGCCGTGCTGCGCGAAGACGCCATCATCGCCTCGAACACGTCTTCCCTTTCGATCACCGCGATCGCGGTCGGCGCGAAGCAGCCGGGCCGCATCGCCGGCTACCACTTCTTCAACCCGGTGCCGCTGATGAAGGTGGTCGAGGTCATCGACGGCCTGTCGGGCAACCCCGCGGTGGGCGATGCGCTGATGGCGCTGTCGCGCCGCATGGGCCATACCCCGGTGCGCTGCAAGGACATGCCGGGCTTTATCGTCAACCATGCCGGCCGCGGCATGAACATCGAAGGCCTGAAGGCCGCACAGGAAGGCGTGGCCGAGTTCGTTGACATCGACAACATCATGCGCGAGCAGGCCGGCTTCCGCATGGGCCCGTTCGAGCTGATGGACCTGACCGGGCTGGACGTGTCGCACCCGGTGATGGAATCGATCTACAACCAGTTCTACCAGGAGCCGCGCTACCGCCCGTCGCCGATCACGGCGATCCGCTCGGTCGGCGGACTGGTCGGCCGCAAGGCCGGCGCCGGTTTCTACCGCTACGCCGACGGCCAGAAGCAGGTGCCTGCGGCCGCCGTGGTTCCGAGCGCGCGCCCGTCGAGCGTGTGGGTCAGCCACGCCAGCGAGCGCGGCCACGCCATGGTGACCAAGCTGCTGGGCGCGCTGGGCGTGACCCCGGAAGGTGGCAACAAGCCCTCGGCCGACGCACTGATCATCGTCACGCCGCTGGGCCTGGACGCCACCACCAGCGCGCTGCAACAGGGCCTGGACCCGGCCCGTACCGTCGCCATCGACACGCTGCTGCCGTTCGAGGCCACCAAGCGCCGCACGCTGATGACCACGCCGGCCACCAATGCCGCCGCGCGTGACACCGCGCACGGCCTGTTCGCCAGCGACGGCGTGCCGGTCACGGTGATCCGCGACTCGGCCGGCTTTGTCGCGCAGCGCGTGCTCTGCTGCATCATCAATATCGCCAGCGATATCGCGCAGCAGCGCATCGCCACGCCGGCCGACATCGACCTGGCCGTCAACCTGGGCCTGGGCTATCCGAAGGGCCCGCTGGCGCTGGGCGACGCGGTCGGCCCGCAGCTGGTGCTGGAGACGCTGCGCAATATGGAAGCGCTCACCGGCGACATGCGCTACCGCCCGAGCCCGTGGCTGTGGCGCCGTGCCGGCCTGGGCCTGTCGCTGCTGGCCGAAGAGCAGTAA
- a CDS encoding glutathione S-transferase (K00799: GST, gst; glutathione S-transferase [EC:2.5.1.18]) — translation MLKLCGFAASNYYNKVKLALLEKEVPFEEVLAWLGETDPAASPAGKVPYIITESGSLCESEVIVEYLEAAYPQKPLLPQDPLQAGKVREIVTFMELYLELTARELYPEAFFGGKVSDNVKERQHKLLNRYIPAFAKLAKFSPYIAGDSFTLADCAAAVHLPLVSSCTKIIYGTDLLADLPVKDYLKTLSQRETVQKVNADRKANTELMLSRNK, via the coding sequence ATGCTGAAGCTCTGCGGTTTTGCCGCCAGCAACTACTACAACAAAGTGAAGCTGGCGCTGCTGGAAAAGGAGGTGCCGTTCGAAGAGGTGTTGGCATGGCTCGGTGAAACCGACCCGGCCGCGTCGCCGGCGGGCAAGGTGCCCTACATCATCACCGAATCCGGCTCGCTGTGCGAGTCCGAAGTCATCGTCGAATACCTGGAAGCGGCTTATCCGCAGAAGCCGCTGCTGCCCCAGGATCCCCTGCAGGCCGGCAAGGTGCGCGAGATCGTCACCTTCATGGAGCTGTACCTGGAGCTGACCGCGCGCGAGCTGTACCCCGAGGCCTTCTTCGGCGGCAAGGTCAGCGACAACGTCAAGGAGCGCCAGCACAAGCTGCTGAACCGCTATATCCCCGCGTTCGCCAAGCTGGCGAAGTTCTCGCCCTATATCGCTGGCGACAGCTTCACGCTGGCCGACTGTGCCGCCGCGGTGCACCTGCCGCTGGTGTCGTCGTGCACCAAGATCATCTACGGCACCGACCTGCTGGCAGACCTGCCGGTCAAGGACTACCTGAAGACGCTGTCGCAGCGCGAGACGGTGCAGAAGGTCAATGCCGACCGAAAGGCCAATACCGAGCTGATGCTGAGCCGCAACAAGTAA
- a CDS encoding aminotransferase (K14287: ybdL; methionine aminotransferase [EC:2.6.1.-]), with amino-acid sequence MSADTTLAPLTPPPSRLPAVGTTIFTVMSALATEKNAVNLGQGFPDFDCDPKIVDAVTAAMRAGHNQYPPMAGVPRLRQAIAAKIANLYGHQYSWDTEITVTAGATQGILTTILCAVHPGDEVIVLEPCYDSYLPAIELAGATAVPVTLEAPEFRVPFDKLAAAITPRTRMILINTPHNPTGTIWRAGDMDKLAQILAGTDILLLSDEVYEHMVYDGQEHASVSRHPELARRSFVISSFGKTYHVTGWKVGYVAAPVALMAEFRKVHQFNVFTVNTPVQYGLADYMADPAPYLQLSAFYQAKRDFFRAGLANTRFKLLPSDGTYFQCVDYSAISDLSEADFAMWLTRELGVAAIPVSAFYTQPRESGLVRFCFAKKEETLALALERLGKL; translated from the coding sequence ATGTCCGCAGACACCACGCTCGCTCCCCTGACCCCGCCGCCGTCGCGCCTGCCCGCCGTCGGCACCACCATCTTTACCGTGATGTCGGCGCTCGCTACCGAGAAGAACGCCGTCAACCTGGGCCAGGGCTTCCCGGACTTCGACTGCGACCCGAAGATCGTCGACGCCGTGACCGCAGCCATGCGCGCCGGCCATAACCAGTACCCGCCGATGGCAGGCGTGCCGCGCCTGCGCCAGGCCATCGCCGCCAAGATCGCTAACCTGTACGGCCACCAGTACAGCTGGGACACGGAGATCACAGTCACCGCCGGCGCCACCCAGGGCATCCTGACCACCATCCTGTGCGCCGTGCACCCGGGCGACGAGGTCATCGTGCTCGAGCCCTGCTACGACAGCTACCTGCCCGCGATCGAGCTGGCCGGCGCCACCGCCGTGCCGGTCACGCTGGAAGCGCCCGAGTTTCGCGTGCCCTTCGACAAGCTGGCCGCCGCGATCACGCCGCGCACGCGCATGATCCTGATCAACACGCCGCACAACCCGACCGGCACGATCTGGCGGGCGGGCGACATGGACAAGCTGGCGCAGATCCTGGCCGGCACCGACATCCTGCTGCTGTCGGACGAGGTCTACGAGCACATGGTCTACGACGGCCAGGAGCACGCCTCGGTGTCGCGCCACCCCGAGCTGGCGCGGCGCAGCTTCGTGATCTCCAGCTTCGGCAAGACCTACCACGTGACCGGCTGGAAGGTCGGCTACGTGGCCGCGCCGGTGGCGCTGATGGCCGAATTCCGCAAGGTCCACCAGTTCAACGTGTTCACCGTCAACACGCCGGTGCAGTACGGGCTGGCCGACTATATGGCCGACCCGGCGCCCTACCTGCAGCTGTCGGCGTTCTACCAGGCCAAGCGCGATTTCTTCCGCGCCGGGCTGGCCAATACACGCTTCAAGCTGCTGCCGTCGGACGGTACCTACTTCCAGTGCGTCGATTACTCGGCCATTTCCGACCTGAGCGAGGCTGATTTTGCGATGTGGCTGACGCGCGAACTCGGCGTGGCCGCGATCCCGGTATCGGCGTTCTACACGCAGCCGCGTGAATCGGGCTTGGTGCGCTTCTGCTTTGCCAAGAAGGAAGAGACGCTGGCGCTGGCGCTGGAGCGGCTGGGCAAGCTGTAA
- a CDS encoding nucleotide-binding protein, which yields MRLDTTGTTLPASIAGVTSTPPAAPRVVLDSNIWVDLLVFRDPHVEPIRVALEAGTIAPVIRADCREELRRVLAYPQFARFAVDIDAALATVDRLASLEAAPPQADFDAIRLPRCKDTDDQKFVELAHFAGAACLVSKDKAVLKLRTRLRRSSGVEVLTPPGFGAWLATQAGADSAADPL from the coding sequence ATGCGCCTCGACACCACCGGAACTACCCTCCCTGCCAGCATCGCCGGCGTCACATCCACGCCCCCGGCGGCACCCCGCGTGGTGCTCGACTCCAATATCTGGGTCGACCTGCTGGTCTTTCGCGACCCGCACGTGGAGCCGATCCGCGTGGCGCTGGAGGCCGGCACCATCGCCCCGGTGATCCGTGCCGATTGCCGCGAAGAGCTGCGCCGGGTGCTGGCCTATCCGCAATTTGCCCGCTTTGCCGTCGATATCGACGCCGCGCTGGCCACGGTCGACCGCCTTGCCAGCCTGGAAGCCGCGCCGCCGCAGGCCGACTTCGACGCCATCCGGCTGCCGCGCTGCAAGGACACCGACGACCAGAAGTTCGTCGAGCTGGCCCACTTTGCCGGCGCGGCGTGCCTGGTGTCGAAGGACAAGGCCGTGCTGAAGCTGCGCACCCGCCTGCGCCGCTCCAGCGGTGTGGAAGTGCTGACGCCGCCGGGTTTCGGCGCGTGGCTGGCCACGCAGGCCGGCGCCGACAGCGCGGCCGATCCGCTTTAG
- a CDS encoding hypothetical protein (K09861: K09861; hypothetical protein), whose protein sequence is MVSRRIRYNLGLFVLGYCRDFAMLIVLSPAKSLDYETPPRIKTHTLPRFIDRSATLIERLRKLAPQDVGALMDISNKLAVLNVTRYADWSPEFTAANSKQAVLAFNGDVYDGLDAKTLSADDLGFAQKHIRILSGLYGVLRPLDWMQPYRLEMGTRLDTAAGKDLYAYWGDEVTQMINGDMAALRQEGAPVLVNLASEEYFKVVRPKVLNARIVTPVFEDWKGGRYKIISFHAKRARGTMARYAVTHRITEPEKLKRFAEDGYAFDAAASDAARWVFRRRLED, encoded by the coding sequence GTGGTGTCGAGGCGCATTCGCTACAATCTTGGCTTGTTTGTCCTTGGCTACTGCCGCGATTTTGCCATGCTCATCGTTTTGTCTCCCGCCAAGTCGCTTGACTACGAGACACCCCCTCGCATCAAGACCCATACGCTGCCGCGCTTTATCGACCGTTCCGCCACGCTGATCGAGCGCCTGCGCAAGCTGGCGCCGCAGGACGTCGGCGCGCTGATGGACATCTCCAACAAGCTCGCGGTGCTCAATGTGACCCGCTACGCCGACTGGTCGCCCGAGTTCACCGCGGCCAACAGCAAGCAGGCCGTGCTGGCCTTCAACGGCGACGTCTACGACGGCCTCGACGCGAAGACGTTGTCGGCCGACGACCTCGGCTTCGCGCAGAAGCACATCCGCATCCTGTCGGGCCTCTACGGCGTGCTGCGTCCGCTGGACTGGATGCAGCCGTACCGGCTGGAGATGGGCACGCGGCTCGACACGGCCGCCGGCAAGGACCTGTACGCGTACTGGGGCGACGAGGTCACGCAGATGATCAACGGCGACATGGCCGCGCTCAGGCAGGAAGGCGCGCCGGTGCTGGTCAACCTGGCCTCGGAAGAGTATTTCAAGGTGGTTCGGCCCAAGGTGCTGAACGCGCGCATCGTCACGCCCGTGTTCGAGGACTGGAAGGGCGGCCGCTACAAGATCATCTCGTTCCACGCCAAGCGCGCACGCGGCACCATGGCGCGCTACGCGGTCACGCATCGCATTACCGAGCCGGAAAAGCTCAAGCGCTTTGCCGAGGATGGCTACGCCTTCGACGCCGCGGCTTCCGACGCCGCCCGCTGGGTGTTCCGCCGCCGCCTGGAAGACTGA